The sequence TATACAGACACACCTGTTGAACAGCATAAGAGATATCTGGACGAGTGAATGTGAGATACTGAAGTGCACCATCTAAGCTACGAAAAGATGTAGGATCATCATAAGGAGCTCCAGCATGAGACCCGAGTTTAGACTTTGTGTCGACTGGAGTTTTCGAGGGTTTACAAGTAGTCATACCAGCTCGCTCAAGAATCTCACGAGCATATTTAGCTTGACTTAGAAAAATGCCCGTAGGAGCATGTGTAACAGCAATACCAAGGAAATAATGCAACCGTCCAAGATCCTTCATGTCAAATTCACCAGAGAGTTGCTGAATAATATTGTGGTGTAAGTCATCCGAAGATGCAGTAATTATGATATCATCACCATATAATAGAATATAAGCCATATCGCGACCATTATGATagataaaagagagtgatcacactTGATGTGGGTGAATCCAATGCTAAAAAGAAAATCCGCAAATCGTTGGTACCACGCTCGGGGGGCTTGCTTGAGACCGTAGAGAGATTTCTTCAAATGACAAACATAGTCTGGATAACGATGATCGCGAAAACCCATAGGCTGATGCATAAAAACTGTCTCTTGAAGATGTCTATGTAGAAAGGCATTTTTGACATCAAGTTGATGGATGGCCCATGAGTAAGAAAGTGCTAATGAGAGAACTAATCGAATAGTTGCGGGTTTAACCAACCAAACAATTTCAACCTTCCATCACCAACCAAACGAGCTTTATATCGCTCAAAAGAACCGTCAGAACGAAACTCATGTTTAGAAATTCACATTGAACGAATAATATTCATATTAGGTGTACGTGGTACGAGTTCCCAAGTCCCAGTTTTAATAAGTGAATTAAATTCGTCAGTCATGGCATGCTTCCAATTAAGGTCATTAAGAGCGTCTTTTGGATTACGTGCTATAGGAGAGAGGATGGTGATGTGTAGATTAAATGGAATTTTAGGTTTAAAAATACCAGACATACTACGTGTGACTATGGTACGATTGGGGGGTAAATTTGGAGTATTAGAGGAGTGTATTTCTAAAGATGGAGGAGTTGTTGGACTTACAGTGGGTTGTGGAGATTGAGAACCGAATGAAAATTGTGAAGTAGGAGAGGAAGGAAGAAATGGGCCATTAGTTGTAGGTGAAGAGATTTGGGCCGAATGGGCAAGCCCAGTAGTAGAGATATTGGGCAAGTGTGGTTGACCCGAAGGCTGTAAATTAGGCGAAGTATGTGAAGAATTTAAGTGGGCTAAGGAATGTGAAGGAGAAGAATTAATTTGTGAAGGTTGTTGGGTTGAGATGGAAGGTTGTGTCGAAGCAGTCGAGTGGGCTGGAGTAGGAATAGATTATTGATGCGAGACTTGTAGAGCTAGTTGTTGGGCCGTTGGTATAATAGAAGGTCGAGTAAGTGCAGGAgaagtaataagatgaagattataatggaggaaagAGTAATTGTCGTTATTAGAAGGTCGGGGATTAGCAAAAGGAAAAACATTCTCATCGAATAAAACATGTCGCGAAAGAATAATCTTTTTAGATTTGAGGTCATAACATTTGTATCCTCTATGAGAGGTAGGATATCCTAGGAAAACACATGACATAGAACGGGGTTGTAACTTGTGTATAGTAGTGGAAGGTAAAAGAGGATAACATAAATAACCAAATACTCGAAGATGGTCGTAAGTGGGTTGACGTTTGAAGAGAATATGAGTGGGCGAAAGATTGTGTAGGAGTTTACTAGGTAGGATATTTAGAAGATAGGTAGAAACGGATAGAGCATGATGCCAAAAGTGATAGGGCATAGAGGAGTGAGCAAGGATGGTACGGATGATATTGTTAATGGCACGAATTTTACGTTCAGATTTT comes from Rutidosis leptorrhynchoides isolate AG116_Rl617_1_P2 chromosome 4, CSIRO_AGI_Rlap_v1, whole genome shotgun sequence and encodes:
- the LOC139840434 gene encoding uncharacterized mitochondrial protein AtMg00810-like; this translates as MAYILLYGDDIIITASSDDLHHNIIQQLSGEFDMKDLGRLHYFLGIAVTHAPTGIFLSQAKYAREILERAGMTTCKPSKTPVDTKSKLGSHAGAPYDDPTSFRSLDGALQYLTFTRPDISYAVQQVCLYMHAPHVGHMGALKRILHYIQGTLDFGLHLTKSASNNLVSYIDADWAGRPDICRSTSSYCVYFGNNLISWSSKRKPTLSHSSAEAEYRGVANVVSVVN